A genome region from Schistocerca nitens isolate TAMUIC-IGC-003100 chromosome 4, iqSchNite1.1, whole genome shotgun sequence includes the following:
- the LOC126252445 gene encoding serine/threonine-protein phosphatase 6 regulatory ankyrin repeat subunit A-like, with amino-acid sequence MKLSPVLELDSVAASQLDLNSNAPLVLKNDPDIATAVNKGSDKVSHIEDDTDSAAGLDDGTDAVPVLDDGTDTEPLRENATGVQDLETSISGGYILEDGANVAYHLEANSNAVPVPENNLSTAPLLPEDLGTVATRETDQCKGGNMLEQSYQSERRSSSGSVILRDSGSETWFETGEYSGGVWRERYEHTHKILADDAIDRGCPDQLIKALRALGFTNHDLPLESAPPLHFAAAAIHLRALDYLLSLNYDVDACDDQQNTALHVAASKGSEEVVKKLVSAGASVAAANAEGTSVAHWAARFDNADLLPVLKDLGASINTADVAGNTPLHVAAQTLAYRSLTRLLHLGADVSVPNRSGNTPLHVAATNDFSNAVLALVVSNADTSLRNSEGRTPLHEAVFCSSIESLEVMLTAQMDKECCDNLLQTPLLTACRRRQVPAVRLLLNYGANVRHVDSSLNTALHLAAQAGDGNITQTLISYGAEVNAANAEGLTPLHYAAFGNKEDALFPLLLTPGLNVDAVDQKGNTALHLAAYKGSETAVTYLALSSAALLPNNKGKTPVDMARQRGHMRIAAWLRHNAVPDGI; translated from the coding sequence ATGAAACTTTCGCCTGTCCTGGAATTGGATTCAGTAGCTGCATCTCAATTGGACCTAAATTCCAACGCTCCACTCGTTCTGAAGAACGACCCTGACATTGCGACCGCTGTGAACAAGGGTTCGGATAAAGTTTCTCATATCGAAGATGATACCGACAGTGCGGCAGGACTGGATGATGGTACTGATGCTGTGCCAGTGCTGGATGATGGTACCGACACCGAGCCTTTACGGGAAAATGCCACTGGAGTGCAGGATCTGGAAACGAGTATCAGCGGTGGTTACATTCTCGAAGATGGGGCCAATGTTGCCTACCATCTGGAAGCGAATTCTAACGCTGTGCCGGTTCCGGAAAATAATTTAAGTACAGCACCTCTTCTCCCGGAAGACTTAGGTACTGTGGCTACAAGGGAGACAGACCAATGTAAGGGTGGAAACATGTTGGAACAATCATATCAGAGTGAGCGAAGAAGTTCAAGTGGCAGTGTTATTCTTAGAGATTCAGGTTCTGAAACTTGGTTTGAGACGGGAGAATACAGTGGAGGCGTTTGGAGAGAGAGATACGAACATACGCACAAAATACTAGCAGACGACGCTATTGACAGAGGATGTCCAGATCAACTGATTAAAGCTCTGCGCGCTTTGGGGTTCACCAACCACGATCTGCCTCTGGAATCGGCACCACCACTCCATTTCGCAGCAGCCGCAATACACTTGAGAGCGCTCGACTACTTACTCAGCCTGAACTACGACGTGGATGCGTGTGACGACCAGCAGAACACTGCCCTTCACGTTGCAGCCAGCAAGGGATCTGAGGAAGTGGTGAAGAAGCTGGTCAGTGCAGGTGCTTCTGTAGCGGCGGCGAATGCAGAGGGAACATCGGTGGCGCACTGGGCTGCCCGCTTCGATAACGCTGATCTACTTCCAGTGCTGAAGGATCTGGGTGCCAGCATCAACACTGCAGACGTCGCAGGCAACACGCCGCTCCACGTGGCAGCCCAGACTCTGGCGTACAGGTCTCTAACTAGGCTGCTGCACTTGGGCGCCGACGTGTCCGTCCCCAATCGCAGTGGCAACACTCCACTGCACGTGGCCGCCACGaatgacttctcaaatgctgtccTGGCGTTAGTGGTGTCAAATGCGGACACGAGTTTGCGCAACAGTGAGGGGAGGACACCTTTACATGAGGCAGTTTTCTGCAGCAGTATAGAATCGCTGGAAGTGATGCTGACAGCCCAGATGGACAAGGAGTGTTGCGATAATCTGCTGCAGACGCCTCTGCTTACGGCTTGCCGTAGGCGCCAAGTTCCGGCCGTGAGGCTTCTGTTAAACTACGGCGCAAATGTACGTCACGTGGACAGTTCACTGAACACTGCTTTGCACCTGGCAGCTCAAGCGGGTGACGGGAACATCACGCAGACCTTGATAAGTTACGGTGCTGAAGTCAATGCTGCCAATGCCGAGGGGTTAACGCCGTTGCACTATGCAGCGTTCGGTAATAAAGAAGACGCTCTGTTTCCTCTTCTCCTAACACCGGGTCTGAACGTGGACGCTGTGGACCAGAAAGGCAACACTGCCCTTCACCTGGCGGCGTACAAGGGCTCAGAGACGGCTGTGACTTACCTTGCGCTATCTAGCGCCGCTCTGTTACCAAACAACAAAGGGAAAACACCAGTGGACATGGCAAGACAGCGGGGGCATATGCGGATAGCAGCCTGGCTTAGGCACAACGCTGTCCCCGACGGCATCTGA